In Pseudomonadota bacterium, the following proteins share a genomic window:
- a CDS encoding OmpA family protein, producing the protein MRSYAVTFLGIALAALVASCGIPQEQYDADMAKLKAEIDKARGEANSLQTQLARLAAEKQALESEITALQDELKRLAGERDANADAVAKAKARIEMFKNMLAKFKKMLASGKIKIRIANNKMIVEMASAILFPSGKAKLSEEGETALAEVASILATIGDRAFQVAGHTDNIPIDNKNFGSNWELSAARAVAVVEFLIEKGMAAENLSAAGYADTQPVAGNLSEEGRAQNRRIEIVLQPSLDELPDLSSLEKMID; encoded by the coding sequence ATGCGCTCTTACGCAGTCACGTTCCTTGGCATCGCGCTCGCAGCGCTCGTCGCGTCGTGCGGCATCCCGCAGGAGCAGTACGACGCGGACATGGCGAAGCTGAAGGCGGAGATCGACAAGGCGCGCGGAGAGGCGAACAGCCTGCAGACGCAGCTCGCCAGGCTCGCGGCCGAGAAGCAGGCGCTCGAGTCCGAGATCACGGCGCTCCAGGACGAGCTCAAGCGGCTGGCCGGCGAGCGCGACGCGAACGCCGACGCCGTCGCCAAGGCCAAGGCGCGCATCGAGATGTTCAAGAACATGCTCGCGAAGTTCAAGAAGATGCTGGCCTCGGGGAAGATCAAGATCCGGATCGCCAACAACAAGATGATCGTCGAGATGGCGTCCGCGATCCTGTTCCCGAGCGGCAAGGCGAAGCTCTCCGAGGAGGGCGAGACGGCGCTCGCGGAGGTCGCGTCGATCCTCGCGACGATCGGCGATCGCGCCTTCCAGGTCGCGGGCCACACGGACAACATCCCGATCGACAACAAGAACTTCGGATCCAACTGGGAGCTCTCGGCGGCGCGCGCCGTGGCCGTCGTCGAGTTCCTGATCGAGAAGGGCATGGCGGCCGAGAACCTCTCGGCCGCGGGCTACGCGGACACGCAGCCGGTGGCGGGCAACCTCTCCGAGGAGGGCCGCGCGCAGAACCGGCGCATCGAGATCGTGCTCCAGCCCAGCCTCGACGAGCTCCCCGACCTCTCCTCCCTCGAAAAGATGATTGACTGA